Proteins from a single region of Pyrus communis chromosome 6, drPyrComm1.1, whole genome shotgun sequence:
- the LOC137736602 gene encoding uncharacterized protein encodes MYRTVATATTATRGGSPTDSGDCVVTLDQVPRWSNSEYRASLEYDNEDPSFSNSYFPDPLTSQSGGESSINGMVSRFPVDHEINSKTYLWRGNPWNLEVDAVVNSTNENMDEAHCSPGLHAAAGPGLAEECAALGGCRTGMAKVTKAYDLPARRVIHTVGPKYAVKYHTAAENALSHCYRSCLELLIDSGLQSIAMGCIYTESKNYPREPAAHVAIRTVRRFLEKQKDKIAAVVFCTITSMDTEIYKRLLPLYFPRDKLEEEIAVLKLPADVGDENGETIIDERKIRIKPLPKKNIPKPPQAPVELPVSDVGLVRRNSTYLDSFLDPAFMSLIKDPDQRRKEQWEKNAQAQSGWNCAKMLGFGDLGGPPLSAAEEYSLHSRYLAKANSLNLSEIAEMKIVYRGGVDSEGRPVMVVVGAHFLLRCLDLERFVHYVVKEFEPLIQKPYTIVYFHSAASLQLQPDLGWMRRVQQILGRKHHRNLHAIYILHPTFGLKAAIFALQLFVDNVVWKKVVYVDRLLQLFRYVPREQLTIPDFVFQHDLEVNGGKGLIVDPRTKYVYHRP; translated from the exons ATGTACCGGACTGTGGCTACGGCCACGACTGCAACCCGGGGTGGATCTCCAACTGATAGCGGGGATTGTGTTGTCACTTTGGATCAAGTTCCACGGTGGAGCAATTCAGAGTATCGTGCTTCCTTGGAATATGACAATGAAGATCCTTCgttttcaaattcgtatttTCCTGATCCTTTAACTTCCCAATCTGGGGGAGAGAGCAGTATCAATGGGATGGTCTCAAGATTTCCAGTTGACCATGAAATTAATTCAAAGACATATCTATGGAGAGGGAACCCATGGAATCTCGAAGTTGATGCAGTAGTGAATTCTACAAATGAG AACATGGATGAAGCACATTGTAGTCCTGGTTTGCATGCTGCGGCTGGACCTGGTCTTGCAGAAGAATGTGCAGCACTG GGTGGATGTAGAACAGGGATGGCAAAGGTCACTAAAGCATACGACCTTCCAGCTAG GAGAGTTATCCATACTGTCGGTCCCAAGTATGCAGTGAAATACCATACTGCTGCAGAAAATGCTCTGAGCCATTGTTATCGTTCTTGCCTTGAACTTCTCATTGACAGTGGCCTGCAAAG CATTGCAATGGGTTGTATATATACAGAATCTAAGAACTACCCCCGTGAGCCAGCCGCCCATGTTGCTATAA GGACTGTGCGACGGTTTCTGGAAAAGCAGAAAGACAAAATCGCAGCTGTTGTGTTTTGTACTATCACATCAATGGATACAGAGATATACAAAAG ATTGCTTCCGCTTTACTTTCCCCGTGATAAACTCGAAGAGGAGATTGCCGTGTTGAAGCTTCCTGCAGATGTAGGTGATGAAAATGGCGAGACAATTATAGATGAGCGCAAAATCAGAATAAAGCCTTTGCCCAAAAAGAATATTCCAAAGCCTCCCCAGGCTCCAGTTGAGCTTCCTGTGAGTGATGTTGGCTTAGTACGAAG GAACTCAACATATTTGGATTCGTTTTTGGATCCTGCCTTCATGTCCTTAATAAAAGACCCAGATCAGAGACGCAAGGAACAATGGGAGAAAAATGCTCAAGCACAAAGTGGATGGAATTGTGCTAAAATGCTTGGGTTTGGCGACCTTGGTGGACCTCCATTGTCTGCTGCAGAAGAATACTCACTTCATTCAAGATACCTTGCTAAAGCAAATTCTCTTAATCTTTCAGAAATTGCAGAAATGAAAATTGT TTACCGAGGTGGGGTTGACAGTGAGGGTCGTCCTGTAATGGTGGTTGTGGGGGCACATTTTCTTTTGCGATGTCTTGATCTAGAACGATTTGTACACTATGTTGTTAAG GAGTTTGAACCCTTAATACAAAAGCCTTATACTATTGTATACTTCCATTCTGCAGCATCTTTACAGCT GCAGCCAGACTTGGGGTGGATGAGAAGGGTACAACAGATACTTGGTCGTAAACACCATCGTAATCTGCAT GCAATATACATCCTTCACCCGACGTTTGGACTGAAGGCTGCAATATTTGCCCTGCAACTGTTCGTGGACAATGTG GTCTGGAAGAAAGTGGTATATGTAGATAGATTACTGCAGCTCTTTCGATATGTTCCTCGTGAGCAGTTGACCATCCCCGACTTTGTGTTCCA GCACGATCTGGAAGTGAACGGTGGGAAGGGTCTCATCGTGGACCCGAGAACAAAGTATGTGTATCATCGACCGTAG
- the LOC137736608 gene encoding uncharacterized protein — translation MVSSSVSALFRSHPSFHISHTNLDVFKRPTTVVVCSSSSPAPTSPRRVLLQTSLSLAASAAILLGSNPASAGFLSGSTGIESVPGPELPQIDFLKRFNEENQKKYAENDARFGSSPILKELLEKSKLNKEKNSKEIQDKYCIRGAEWGVGDCSAEGMTPDEKDKFIAMLKEKAGVKD, via the exons ATGGTTTCCTCTTCAGTCTCAGCTCTCTTCCGCTCCCATCCTTCCTTTCATATTTCACACACAAATTTAGATGTCTTTAAAAGACCTACCACAGTAGTAGTTTGTTCTAGTTCTTCTCCGGCGCCGACGTCTCCCCGCCGTGTTCTTCTCCAAACCTCTCTTTCTTTGGCTGCTTCAGCTGCCATTCTTCTCGGCTCAAATCCAG CCAGTGCTGGATTTCTATCAGGATCGACTGGAATTGAATCGGTTCCAGGTCCTGAGTTGCCTCAAATCGACTTCCTCAAACGCTTCAACG AAGAAAACCAGAAAAAGTATGCAGAAAATGATGCAAGATTCGGATCAAGTCCAATACTGAAGGAGCTACTAGAAAAATCCAAGCTCAACAAAGAAAA GAATAGTAAAGAAATTCAAGACAAGTACTGCATACGGGGGGCAGAGTGGGGAGTTGGAGATTGCTCGGCAGAGGGAATGACACCTGATGAGAAAGACAAGTTCATCGCAATGTTGAAGGAGAAAGCTGGCGTCAAGGATTGA
- the LOC137736609 gene encoding uncharacterized protein, whose amino-acid sequence MEIDHRTPSEQKLKAEDLFKAAETGDSSALKSLSQKQLAEAFSLRNEDARSILHVAVSSGRSEVVKLLIAADESTSVINSTDEDGWAPLHSAASIGNSEIVELLLSKGVDVNLKNNGGRSALHYAASKGWFEITQSLISHGANVNLKDKVGCTPLHRAASTAKSELCELLIEEGAEVDAVDRAGQTPLMGAVICDNKEVSLLLIRHGADVDVEDKEGYTVLGRASKKFRPLLIDAAKAMIEG is encoded by the exons ATGGAGATCGATCATCGAACGCCGTCCGAGCAGAAACTCAAAGCCGAAGACCTCTTCAAAGCCGCCGAGACCGGCGATTCTTCGGCGCTCAAATCTCTCTCACAGAAACAGCTCGCCGAAGCTTTCTCTCTCAGGAACGAGGACGCCCGCTCCATCCTCCACGTCGCCGTCTCCTCGGGCCGCTCCGAG GTGGTGAAGTTGCTGATTGCTGCTGATGAATCAACAAGTGTGATAAACAGCACAGATGAAGACGGATGGGCGCCGCTTCATTCTGCGGCCAGCATTGGGAATTCGGAAATAGTTGAGCTGTTGCTAAGCAAAG GAGTTGATGTTAATTTAAAGAACAATGGCGGTCGATCTGCCCTTCATTATGCTGCCAGTAAGGGATGGTTTGAGATTACTCAGAGTTTGATCTCCCATGGGGCAAATGTTAATCTGAAGGACAAG GTTGGTTGCACCCCATTGCACCGGGCAGCTAGCACTGCAAAATCAGAACTGTGTGAGCTTTTAATTGAGGAAGGGGCAGAAGTTGATGCCGTTGATAGAGCTGGTCAGACTCCTCTCATGGGTGCGGTGATTTGCGATAACAAAGAG GTTTCTCTCCTTCTAATAAGGCACGGAGCAGACGTGGATGTGGAAGACAAGGAAGGATACACAGTGCTCGGTCGAGCTTCTAAAAAATTTAGACCACTTTTGATCGATGCTGCTAAGGCCATGATTGAAGGATGA